From Trichoplusia ni isolate ovarian cell line Hi5 chromosome 8, tn1, whole genome shotgun sequence, one genomic window encodes:
- the LOC113496831 gene encoding transcription elongation factor B polypeptide 3-like isoform X1 codes for MASVLDLVKHYQHAIEKHPNDEQKLLKCIDKLFNLDVTVQHLQETGVGRTVNAMRKEPGDVGQAARALVYKWKLMVAAEESDTETEQNNDTAAHNGHGSGKDSDDNAQSRIKSEGNEKVNSTPKSRDYRETNGNYSGSKRKYQSSEEEETEIKRSKHSSSSEDDSKRKSQGKSKKSDTDSDSNDDSDSQSDDSDSDMSDSSREEVKIKQEKDIKKEKVDVPVVNKSSSSKHHSSNNVSSNHKSSSLNKPSESEKSSRHHTHSKETHASEKMPSSKEKSHSHSSDKHKSSKEKESSSDKKYIKSEPKTDVEKHHKDSKTSSRLSSSERHHSSEKHKSSEKHSSTEKHSISVKHSSSEKHSSSVKHSITEKHVSTEKHRSSSSHKAENGSDKNKTSSDKHSKSEKHKSSSHSQPSEKEKHKSSSEKEISKQNAKESTSSSSSSKEKHSSSHKDKSKDRSSSSKEKPGSHSSEKKHSSSSDNKSSSSNGKSSSVKVDDKSDKKSKHKSSSSSHKSSKSSSSKKEEVPKKKVQIQNGGDSDDGIDCGSGASFAEALGMISPVKSKKKPFKDVTSPNYDLGPATMLAPTAKLAPLPALEISSLPEISPNYKPRPPPKPLPHFNDEDAMSAVISSKNQRTKVYSGNKVIGKIPTLYEMCVHVLQEHIDALEYTGGVPYEILKPVVDRATPQQLFILEHYNPYLMEDTDHLWQKYCEKHFRNNQRHEMEAWREMYSRCQEEQEIRLKSLTANIKIAQEAKKAPIKQTKMAYVDSIAKPPRNVAKKQAQHGTARLATGSPAARVAALAAQPNILRAGGAARPVPAPGGGTSFKPKKAPLMAKALQIMRGRKR; via the exons ATGGCGTCAGTTCTTGATTTAGTTAAACATTATCAGCATGCAATAGAAAAACATCCAAATGACGAGCAAAAA CTTCTAAAATGCATAGACAAGTTATTCAACTTGGACGTGACAGTCCAGCACCTCCAGGAGACAGGAGTGGGTCGCACTGTGAATGCTATGCGCAAGGAGCCTGGCGATGTCGGCCAGGCAGCCCGCGCGTTGGTATACAAATGGAAGTTGATGGTTGCTGCAGAGGAGAGTGATACAGAAACCGAACAAAATAATGACA caGCAGCACACAATGGCCATGGGAGTGGGAAGGATTCAGATGATAATGCTCAATCTAGGATTAAGTCTGAAGGAAATGAAAAGGTAAACTCTACACCAAAATCAAGAGACTACAGGGAAACTAATGGGAATTATAGCGGAAGCAAGAGGAAATACCAGAGCAGTGAG GAAgaagaaactgaaataaaacgtTCAAAGCATTCTAGTTCAAGTGAAGATGATAGCAAACGAAAATCACAAGGTAAATCCAAAAAATCTGATACTGACAGTGACAGTAATGATGACAGTGACTCACAAAGTGATGATAGTGACTCAGACATGTCTGACTCCTCACGAGAAGAggtcaaaattaaacaagaaaaggACATAAAGAAAGAAAAGGTTGACGTCCCAGTTGTAAATAAGTCTAGTTCATCAAAGCATCACTCGTCAAATAATGTGTCCTCAAACCATAAATCATCCAGTTTAAACAAACCCTCCGAGTCAGAGAAGAGCTCTCGACATCACACGCATTCGAAGGAAACGCATGCTTCGGAGAAGATGCCATcatcaaaagaaaaaagtcaCAGCCACAGTTCAGACAAACACAAGAgttcaaaagaaaaagaatcCAGTTCTGATAAGAAGTACATAAAGTCAGAGCCCAAAACAGATGTAGAAAAACATCATAAAGATTCCAAGACATCTAGTAGACTAAGTAGTTCCGAACGACATCATAGTTCTGAGAAACATAAGAGCTCAGAGAAACATAGTAGCACAGAGAAACACAGTATCTCAGTAAAACACAGTAGCTCAGAAAAACACAGCAGCTCAGTAAAGCATAGTATCACAGAAAAACACGTTAGTACGGAGAAACATAGGTCGAGCAGTTCCCACAAAGCTGAAAACGGgtcagacaaaaataaaacgagcTCTGATAAACATAGCAAGTCAGAGAAACATAAGTCCTCCAGTCATTCACAACCTTCTGAAAAGGAAAAACATAAAAGTTCGTCCGAAAAGGAAATCTCCAAACAAAACGCTAAAGAAAGcactagtagtagtagtagttctAAGGAAAAACATAGTTCCTCGCATAAGGACAAGTCAAAAGACAGAAGTAGCTCTTCGAAAGAAAAGCCAGGTAGTCATAGTAGTGAGAAAAAACATTCGTCGTCGAGTGATAATAAGTCAAGTAGTAGTAACGGTAAAAGTAGTTCTGTTAAAGTGGATGATAAAAGTGATAAGAAGTCGAAGCATAAATCTAGTTCCTCATCACATAAGAGCAGTAAATCCAGCAGCAGTAAGAAGGAAGAAGTACCAAAGaaaaaagttcaaatacaaaatggTGGTGATAGCGATGACGGAATTGATTGTGGTTCAG GAGCCAGTTTTGCGGAAGCTCTTGGCATGATCAGCCCAGTCAAGTCTAAGAAAAAACCGTTTAAAGACGTAACTTCTCCAAACTATGAT TTGGGTCCAGCCACGATGTTGGCGCCTACCGCTAAACTTGCGCCTTTGCCTGCATTAGAAATATCGTCACTGCCAGAAATATCGCCGAACTACAAGCCGCGACCGCCACCTAAACCGCTGCCACACTTCAATGATGAAGACGCTATGAGCGCCGTGATATCGTCCAAAAACCAAAG aACCAAAGTGTATTCGGGAAACAAAGTCATAGGAAAAATACCTACGCTGTATGAAATGTGCGTGCACGTTCTACAAGAGCACATAGACG CACTCGAATACACCGGAGGCGTGCCATACGAGATCCTGAAGCCGGTAGTAGACAGAGCCACCCCGCAGCAGCTGTTTATACTGGAGCATTACAACCCTTACCTCATGGAGGATACCGACCATCTGTGGCAGAAGTACTGCGAGAAACACTTCCGTAATAACCAGAGGCATGAAATGGAAGCTTGGAGGGAGATGTATTCT AGATGTCAAGAGGAACAAGAAATAAGGTTAAAATCATTAACGGCTAACATAAAAATAGCCCAAGAAGCTAAAAAAGCGCCCATAAAACAAACCAAGATGGCGTATGTCGATTCAATTGCAAAACCACCACGGAATGTCGCCAAGAAACAG GCGCAGCACGGCACGGCGCGGCTGGCGACGGGCAGCCCGGCGGCGCGcgtggcggcgctggcggcgcagCCCAACATCCTGCGCGCGGGGGGCGCCGCCCGCCCCGTGCCCGCGCCCGGCGGCGGGACCTCCTTCAAGCCCAAGAAGGCCCCGCTCATGGCCAAGGCCCTGCAGATCATGCGCGGCCGCAAACGATGA
- the LOC113496833 gene encoding F-box/LRR-repeat protein 7-like: MDPVNEETPYDIDLLPDELVIHIFKFLSLKSLLKCEKVCNRWKKLARDSALWRPIVFVYSGKPGLSEESKKSLKIIETHSECVYCLKIQYVYSYSVIKSIIQQCHNLTSLELIMCRITKEFEDDVTRWPNLRKMNLKNSLVLMNNVDVMVPYDQFKYLNYLALSDFGLPAVTRDSLLRCNNLSHIFIEKVKDLDLEYVQNLINSKKEILTALHIYGGDAVNDECLLMLSQCHLLKDLAIIRCENFTDAGLIKLTNLRHLEHLQIWNNVNFTEANLHRTLASPNLVKLKSLSLSRIGNVSPVIVDVISEYYKNLKFLALYQCPRFINIDYEKQLKSKLRNIDVVLY, from the coding sequence atGGATCCTGTAAACGAAGAGACTCCTTATGACATTGACCTATTACCAGATGAGTTAgtgattcatatttttaagtttttatcacTTAAGTCCCTACTTAAGTGTGAGAAAGTGTGCAATCGATGGAAGAAACTAGCTCGAGACTCAGCTCTTTGGAGACCGATCGTTTTTGTTTATTCCGGTAAACCGGGACTAAGCGAAGAGAGCAAAAAAAGCCTAAAAATCATAGAAACGCATAGCGAATGTGTTTACTGCCTGAAGATCCAATATGTTTACAGTTACTCTGTTATTAAATCGATTATCCAACAGTGTCATAATCTCACATCACTAGAACTTATAATGTGTCGTATTACCAAGGAGTTCGAAGATGACGTAACGAGATGGCCGAATCTGAGGAAAATGAATTTGAAGAACTCTTTAGTGTTGATGAATAACGTCGACGTGATGGTTCCGTACGATCAGttcaagtatttaaattacCTGGCGTTATCAGACTTCGGTCTTCCCGCTGTGACACGCGACAGCTTACTTCGATGTAATAATTTAAGCCACATATTTATCGAAAAAGTTAAAGACCTTGACCTAGAATATGTGCAAAATTTGATCAATTCTAAAAAAGAGATTCTAACCGCTCTGCACATTTACGGCGGCGATGCTGTTAACGATGAGTGTCTGTTGATGTTGTCACAGTGTCATCTGTTAAAAGATCTGGCAATAATACGCTGCGAAAATTTCACAGATGCAGGTCTAATCAAATTGACAAATCTGAGGCACTTAGAACATTTACAAATATGGAATAATGTTAACTTCACAGAGGCTAATTTGCATCGAACGTTAGCTAGTCCAAACTTGGTAAAACTTAAAAGTTTGAGTTTATCTAGGATAGGGAATGTATCACCTGTGATTGTCGATGTTATTTCTGAGtactataaaaacttaaaatttctaGCCCTATATCAATGTCCAAGATTTATAAACATCGATTACGAGAAACAGCTCAAATCAAAATTAAGGAATATCGatgttgttttgtattaa
- the LOC113496831 gene encoding transcription elongation factor B polypeptide 3-like isoform X3, whose amino-acid sequence MASVLDLVKHYQHAIEKHPNDEQKLLKCIDKLFNLDVTVQHLQETGVGRTVNAMRKEPGDVGQAARALVYKWKLMVAAEESDTETEQNNDTAAHNGHGSGKDSDDNAQSRIKSEGNEKVNSTPKSRDYRETNGNYSGSKRKYQSSEEEETEIKRSKHSSSSEDDSKRKSQGKSKKSDTDSDSNDDSDSQSDDSDSDMSDSSREEVKIKQEKDIKKEKVDVPVVNKSSSSKHHSSNNVSSNHKSSSLNKPSESEKSSRHHTHSKETHASEKMPSSKEKSHSHSSDKHKSSKEKESSSDKKYIKSEPKTDVEKHHKDSKTSSRLSSSERHHSSEKHKSSEKHSSTEKHSISVKHSSSEKHSSSVKHSITEKHVSTEKHRSSSSHKAENGSDKNKTSSDKHSKSEKHKSSSHSQPSEKEKHKSSSEKEISKQNAKESTSSSSSSKEKHSSSHKDKSKDRSSSSKEKPGSHSSEKKHSSSSDNKSSSSNGKSSSVKVDDKSDKKSKHKSSSSSHKSSKSSSSKKEEVPKKKVQIQNGGDSDDGIDCGSGASFAEALGMISPVKSKKKPFKDVTSPNYDLGPATMLAPTAKLAPLPALEISSLPEISPNYKPRPPPKPLPHFNDEDAMSAVISSKNQRTKVYSGNKVIGKIPTLYEMCVHVLQEHIDALEYTGGVPYEILKPVVDRATPQQLFILEHYNPYLMEDTDHLWQKYCEKHFRNNQRHEMEAWREMYSRCQEEQEIRLKSLTANIKIAQEAKKAPIKQTKMAYVDSIAKPPRNVAKKQKRRRKRKKK is encoded by the exons ATGGCGTCAGTTCTTGATTTAGTTAAACATTATCAGCATGCAATAGAAAAACATCCAAATGACGAGCAAAAA CTTCTAAAATGCATAGACAAGTTATTCAACTTGGACGTGACAGTCCAGCACCTCCAGGAGACAGGAGTGGGTCGCACTGTGAATGCTATGCGCAAGGAGCCTGGCGATGTCGGCCAGGCAGCCCGCGCGTTGGTATACAAATGGAAGTTGATGGTTGCTGCAGAGGAGAGTGATACAGAAACCGAACAAAATAATGACA caGCAGCACACAATGGCCATGGGAGTGGGAAGGATTCAGATGATAATGCTCAATCTAGGATTAAGTCTGAAGGAAATGAAAAGGTAAACTCTACACCAAAATCAAGAGACTACAGGGAAACTAATGGGAATTATAGCGGAAGCAAGAGGAAATACCAGAGCAGTGAG GAAgaagaaactgaaataaaacgtTCAAAGCATTCTAGTTCAAGTGAAGATGATAGCAAACGAAAATCACAAGGTAAATCCAAAAAATCTGATACTGACAGTGACAGTAATGATGACAGTGACTCACAAAGTGATGATAGTGACTCAGACATGTCTGACTCCTCACGAGAAGAggtcaaaattaaacaagaaaaggACATAAAGAAAGAAAAGGTTGACGTCCCAGTTGTAAATAAGTCTAGTTCATCAAAGCATCACTCGTCAAATAATGTGTCCTCAAACCATAAATCATCCAGTTTAAACAAACCCTCCGAGTCAGAGAAGAGCTCTCGACATCACACGCATTCGAAGGAAACGCATGCTTCGGAGAAGATGCCATcatcaaaagaaaaaagtcaCAGCCACAGTTCAGACAAACACAAGAgttcaaaagaaaaagaatcCAGTTCTGATAAGAAGTACATAAAGTCAGAGCCCAAAACAGATGTAGAAAAACATCATAAAGATTCCAAGACATCTAGTAGACTAAGTAGTTCCGAACGACATCATAGTTCTGAGAAACATAAGAGCTCAGAGAAACATAGTAGCACAGAGAAACACAGTATCTCAGTAAAACACAGTAGCTCAGAAAAACACAGCAGCTCAGTAAAGCATAGTATCACAGAAAAACACGTTAGTACGGAGAAACATAGGTCGAGCAGTTCCCACAAAGCTGAAAACGGgtcagacaaaaataaaacgagcTCTGATAAACATAGCAAGTCAGAGAAACATAAGTCCTCCAGTCATTCACAACCTTCTGAAAAGGAAAAACATAAAAGTTCGTCCGAAAAGGAAATCTCCAAACAAAACGCTAAAGAAAGcactagtagtagtagtagttctAAGGAAAAACATAGTTCCTCGCATAAGGACAAGTCAAAAGACAGAAGTAGCTCTTCGAAAGAAAAGCCAGGTAGTCATAGTAGTGAGAAAAAACATTCGTCGTCGAGTGATAATAAGTCAAGTAGTAGTAACGGTAAAAGTAGTTCTGTTAAAGTGGATGATAAAAGTGATAAGAAGTCGAAGCATAAATCTAGTTCCTCATCACATAAGAGCAGTAAATCCAGCAGCAGTAAGAAGGAAGAAGTACCAAAGaaaaaagttcaaatacaaaatggTGGTGATAGCGATGACGGAATTGATTGTGGTTCAG GAGCCAGTTTTGCGGAAGCTCTTGGCATGATCAGCCCAGTCAAGTCTAAGAAAAAACCGTTTAAAGACGTAACTTCTCCAAACTATGAT TTGGGTCCAGCCACGATGTTGGCGCCTACCGCTAAACTTGCGCCTTTGCCTGCATTAGAAATATCGTCACTGCCAGAAATATCGCCGAACTACAAGCCGCGACCGCCACCTAAACCGCTGCCACACTTCAATGATGAAGACGCTATGAGCGCCGTGATATCGTCCAAAAACCAAAG aACCAAAGTGTATTCGGGAAACAAAGTCATAGGAAAAATACCTACGCTGTATGAAATGTGCGTGCACGTTCTACAAGAGCACATAGACG CACTCGAATACACCGGAGGCGTGCCATACGAGATCCTGAAGCCGGTAGTAGACAGAGCCACCCCGCAGCAGCTGTTTATACTGGAGCATTACAACCCTTACCTCATGGAGGATACCGACCATCTGTGGCAGAAGTACTGCGAGAAACACTTCCGTAATAACCAGAGGCATGAAATGGAAGCTTGGAGGGAGATGTATTCT AGATGTCAAGAGGAACAAGAAATAAGGTTAAAATCATTAACGGCTAACATAAAAATAGCCCAAGAAGCTAAAAAAGCGCCCATAAAACAAACCAAGATGGCGTATGTCGATTCAATTGCAAAACCACCACGGAATGTCGCCAAGAAACAG AAACGACGaagaaaacgtaaaaaaaaatga
- the LOC113496831 gene encoding transcription elongation factor B polypeptide 3-like isoform X2 — MASVLDLVKHYQHAIEKHPNDEQKLLKCIDKLFNLDVTVQHLQETGVGRTVNAMRKEPGDVGQAARALVYKWKLMVAAEESDTETEQNNDTAHNGHGSGKDSDDNAQSRIKSEGNEKVNSTPKSRDYRETNGNYSGSKRKYQSSEEEETEIKRSKHSSSSEDDSKRKSQGKSKKSDTDSDSNDDSDSQSDDSDSDMSDSSREEVKIKQEKDIKKEKVDVPVVNKSSSSKHHSSNNVSSNHKSSSLNKPSESEKSSRHHTHSKETHASEKMPSSKEKSHSHSSDKHKSSKEKESSSDKKYIKSEPKTDVEKHHKDSKTSSRLSSSERHHSSEKHKSSEKHSSTEKHSISVKHSSSEKHSSSVKHSITEKHVSTEKHRSSSSHKAENGSDKNKTSSDKHSKSEKHKSSSHSQPSEKEKHKSSSEKEISKQNAKESTSSSSSSKEKHSSSHKDKSKDRSSSSKEKPGSHSSEKKHSSSSDNKSSSSNGKSSSVKVDDKSDKKSKHKSSSSSHKSSKSSSSKKEEVPKKKVQIQNGGDSDDGIDCGSGASFAEALGMISPVKSKKKPFKDVTSPNYDLGPATMLAPTAKLAPLPALEISSLPEISPNYKPRPPPKPLPHFNDEDAMSAVISSKNQRTKVYSGNKVIGKIPTLYEMCVHVLQEHIDALEYTGGVPYEILKPVVDRATPQQLFILEHYNPYLMEDTDHLWQKYCEKHFRNNQRHEMEAWREMYSRCQEEQEIRLKSLTANIKIAQEAKKAPIKQTKMAYVDSIAKPPRNVAKKQAQHGTARLATGSPAARVAALAAQPNILRAGGAARPVPAPGGGTSFKPKKAPLMAKALQIMRGRKR; from the exons ATGGCGTCAGTTCTTGATTTAGTTAAACATTATCAGCATGCAATAGAAAAACATCCAAATGACGAGCAAAAA CTTCTAAAATGCATAGACAAGTTATTCAACTTGGACGTGACAGTCCAGCACCTCCAGGAGACAGGAGTGGGTCGCACTGTGAATGCTATGCGCAAGGAGCCTGGCGATGTCGGCCAGGCAGCCCGCGCGTTGGTATACAAATGGAAGTTGATGGTTGCTGCAGAGGAGAGTGATACAGAAACCGAACAAAATAATGACA CAGCACACAATGGCCATGGGAGTGGGAAGGATTCAGATGATAATGCTCAATCTAGGATTAAGTCTGAAGGAAATGAAAAGGTAAACTCTACACCAAAATCAAGAGACTACAGGGAAACTAATGGGAATTATAGCGGAAGCAAGAGGAAATACCAGAGCAGTGAG GAAgaagaaactgaaataaaacgtTCAAAGCATTCTAGTTCAAGTGAAGATGATAGCAAACGAAAATCACAAGGTAAATCCAAAAAATCTGATACTGACAGTGACAGTAATGATGACAGTGACTCACAAAGTGATGATAGTGACTCAGACATGTCTGACTCCTCACGAGAAGAggtcaaaattaaacaagaaaaggACATAAAGAAAGAAAAGGTTGACGTCCCAGTTGTAAATAAGTCTAGTTCATCAAAGCATCACTCGTCAAATAATGTGTCCTCAAACCATAAATCATCCAGTTTAAACAAACCCTCCGAGTCAGAGAAGAGCTCTCGACATCACACGCATTCGAAGGAAACGCATGCTTCGGAGAAGATGCCATcatcaaaagaaaaaagtcaCAGCCACAGTTCAGACAAACACAAGAgttcaaaagaaaaagaatcCAGTTCTGATAAGAAGTACATAAAGTCAGAGCCCAAAACAGATGTAGAAAAACATCATAAAGATTCCAAGACATCTAGTAGACTAAGTAGTTCCGAACGACATCATAGTTCTGAGAAACATAAGAGCTCAGAGAAACATAGTAGCACAGAGAAACACAGTATCTCAGTAAAACACAGTAGCTCAGAAAAACACAGCAGCTCAGTAAAGCATAGTATCACAGAAAAACACGTTAGTACGGAGAAACATAGGTCGAGCAGTTCCCACAAAGCTGAAAACGGgtcagacaaaaataaaacgagcTCTGATAAACATAGCAAGTCAGAGAAACATAAGTCCTCCAGTCATTCACAACCTTCTGAAAAGGAAAAACATAAAAGTTCGTCCGAAAAGGAAATCTCCAAACAAAACGCTAAAGAAAGcactagtagtagtagtagttctAAGGAAAAACATAGTTCCTCGCATAAGGACAAGTCAAAAGACAGAAGTAGCTCTTCGAAAGAAAAGCCAGGTAGTCATAGTAGTGAGAAAAAACATTCGTCGTCGAGTGATAATAAGTCAAGTAGTAGTAACGGTAAAAGTAGTTCTGTTAAAGTGGATGATAAAAGTGATAAGAAGTCGAAGCATAAATCTAGTTCCTCATCACATAAGAGCAGTAAATCCAGCAGCAGTAAGAAGGAAGAAGTACCAAAGaaaaaagttcaaatacaaaatggTGGTGATAGCGATGACGGAATTGATTGTGGTTCAG GAGCCAGTTTTGCGGAAGCTCTTGGCATGATCAGCCCAGTCAAGTCTAAGAAAAAACCGTTTAAAGACGTAACTTCTCCAAACTATGAT TTGGGTCCAGCCACGATGTTGGCGCCTACCGCTAAACTTGCGCCTTTGCCTGCATTAGAAATATCGTCACTGCCAGAAATATCGCCGAACTACAAGCCGCGACCGCCACCTAAACCGCTGCCACACTTCAATGATGAAGACGCTATGAGCGCCGTGATATCGTCCAAAAACCAAAG aACCAAAGTGTATTCGGGAAACAAAGTCATAGGAAAAATACCTACGCTGTATGAAATGTGCGTGCACGTTCTACAAGAGCACATAGACG CACTCGAATACACCGGAGGCGTGCCATACGAGATCCTGAAGCCGGTAGTAGACAGAGCCACCCCGCAGCAGCTGTTTATACTGGAGCATTACAACCCTTACCTCATGGAGGATACCGACCATCTGTGGCAGAAGTACTGCGAGAAACACTTCCGTAATAACCAGAGGCATGAAATGGAAGCTTGGAGGGAGATGTATTCT AGATGTCAAGAGGAACAAGAAATAAGGTTAAAATCATTAACGGCTAACATAAAAATAGCCCAAGAAGCTAAAAAAGCGCCCATAAAACAAACCAAGATGGCGTATGTCGATTCAATTGCAAAACCACCACGGAATGTCGCCAAGAAACAG GCGCAGCACGGCACGGCGCGGCTGGCGACGGGCAGCCCGGCGGCGCGcgtggcggcgctggcggcgcagCCCAACATCCTGCGCGCGGGGGGCGCCGCCCGCCCCGTGCCCGCGCCCGGCGGCGGGACCTCCTTCAAGCCCAAGAAGGCCCCGCTCATGGCCAAGGCCCTGCAGATCATGCGCGGCCGCAAACGATGA